In the Flagellimonas sp. MMG031 genome, one interval contains:
- the rpsC gene encoding 30S ribosomal protein S3, whose product MGQKTNPIGNRLGIIRGWESNWYGGNDYGDKLAEDDKIRKYLYARLAKASVSRVIIERTLKLITITITTARPGIIIGKGGQEVDKLKEELKKITNKEVQINIHEIKRPELDANLVAASVARQIESRISYRRAIKMAIAAAMRMNAEGIKIQISGRLNGAEMARSESYKEGRIPLSTFRADVDYALHEAHTTYGRLGVKVWIMKGEVYGKRELSPLVGLSKSQGKGGKENKKPRRRK is encoded by the coding sequence ATGGGACAGAAGACCAATCCAATAGGAAATCGCTTAGGAATTATCAGAGGATGGGAATCCAACTGGTACGGAGGAAATGATTATGGCGATAAACTGGCTGAAGACGATAAGATCAGAAAGTACCTTTATGCACGTTTGGCCAAAGCCAGTGTATCTAGGGTGATTATAGAAAGAACCTTGAAATTGATTACCATTACCATTACCACCGCAAGGCCAGGTATCATTATTGGTAAGGGAGGACAAGAGGTTGATAAGCTTAAGGAAGAGCTTAAGAAAATCACCAACAAAGAGGTCCAAATCAATATTCACGAGATCAAGAGACCTGAGCTTGATGCCAATTTGGTTGCTGCGAGTGTAGCAAGACAGATTGAGAGCAGGATTTCATACAGAAGAGCCATTAAAATGGCCATTGCAGCAGCAATGCGTATGAATGCCGAAGGTATCAAGATTCAGATTTCCGGACGTTTGAACGGTGCTGAAATGGCACGTTCCGAATCTTACAAAGAAGGAAGGATTCCATTGTCCACTTTCCGTGCCGATGTAGATTATGCATTGCACGAGGCTCACACTACCTACGGAAGATTGGGTGTTAAGGTGTGGATCATGAAAGGAGAGGTTTACGGAAAAAGAGAACTTTCCCCATTGGTAGGATTGAGCAAGAGTCAAGGAAAAGGCGGCAAGGAGAACAAGAAACCTCGTCGTAGAAAGTAA
- the rplV gene encoding 50S ribosomal protein L22: MGVRKREMAERLKEEKKQLAIAKLNNCPTSPRKMRLVADLVRGKQVELALATLRFNPKEASRKLEKLLLSAIANWEAKNEGADIEAADLYIKEIRVDGGTMLKRLRPAPQGRAHRIRKRSNHVTMILEANNNVQS; the protein is encoded by the coding sequence ATGGGAGTTCGTAAAAGAGAAATGGCCGAAAGGTTAAAAGAAGAGAAAAAGCAACTTGCTATTGCAAAGCTTAACAATTGCCCAACCTCTCCAAGAAAGATGCGTTTGGTCGCTGACTTGGTAAGAGGTAAGCAGGTTGAGTTGGCTTTGGCTACCCTAAGATTTAACCCAAAGGAAGCTTCTAGAAAATTGGAAAAACTTTTGCTTTCTGCAATTGCCAATTGGGAAGCCAAAAATGAGGGTGCTGATATCGAAGCTGCCGATCTTTACATCAAGGAAATCCGTGTTGATGGAGGAACTATGTTGAAAAGACTAAGACCAGCTCCACAAGGTAGGGCACATAGAATCAGAAAGCGTTCCAATCATGTTACTATGATTTTGGAGGCCAATAACAACGTTCAAAGCTAG
- the rpsS gene encoding 30S ribosomal protein S19, with protein sequence MARSLKKGPYVHYSLEKKVQANIESGKKSVIKTWSRASMITPDFVGQTIAVHNGRQFVPVFVTENMVGHKLGEFSPTRSFRGHAGAKNKGKK encoded by the coding sequence ATGGCACGTTCGTTAAAAAAAGGACCATACGTTCATTATAGCTTGGAGAAAAAAGTCCAGGCCAATATAGAATCAGGTAAGAAATCAGTTATCAAAACGTGGTCTAGAGCCTCTATGATAACGCCAGACTTTGTTGGGCAGACCATCGCGGTGCATAACGGTAGACAATTTGTCCCTGTTTTTGTTACTGAAAACATGGTGGGTCACAAACTTGGGGAATTTTCACCTACAAGATCTTTCAGGGGTCATGCAGGAGCTAAAAACAAAGGTAAAAAGTAA
- the rplB gene encoding 50S ribosomal protein L2, translating into MSVRKLKPITPGQRFRVVNGFDAITTDKPEKSLLAPIKKTGGRNSQGKMTMRHKGGGHKRRYRIIDFKRDKQGVEATVVSIQYDPNRTAFIALVEYKDGEKRYVVAQNGLQVGQTIQSGTGSAPEIGNALPLSEIPLGTIVSCIELRPGQGAIMARSAGTFAQLMAKDGKFVTMKLPSGESRMVLATCLATIGAVSNSDHQLLVSGKAGRSRWLGRRPRTRPVAMNPVDHPMGGGEGRASGGHPRSRNGIPAKGFRTRSRTKDTNKYIVERRKK; encoded by the coding sequence ATGTCAGTTAGAAAATTAAAACCGATAACCCCTGGTCAGCGTTTTAGAGTAGTAAACGGATTTGACGCGATTACTACTGATAAGCCGGAGAAAAGCTTGCTTGCTCCGATAAAAAAGACGGGTGGTAGGAACAGTCAAGGAAAAATGACCATGCGCCATAAGGGTGGTGGTCACAAAAGAAGATATCGAATCATCGATTTCAAAAGGGACAAGCAAGGTGTAGAGGCCACTGTGGTTTCCATTCAGTATGATCCCAACAGAACTGCATTTATCGCCTTGGTAGAGTACAAGGATGGTGAAAAAAGATATGTGGTTGCCCAAAACGGATTGCAGGTAGGCCAGACCATTCAGTCTGGAACTGGATCTGCTCCTGAAATTGGAAATGCGCTTCCGTTGAGCGAAATTCCTTTGGGTACCATTGTGTCCTGTATCGAATTGAGACCGGGTCAAGGAGCTATCATGGCTCGTAGTGCCGGTACTTTTGCCCAGTTGATGGCGAAAGACGGAAAGTTTGTGACCATGAAATTGCCTTCTGGTGAATCCAGAATGGTGTTGGCTACATGCTTGGCGACCATTGGTGCGGTATCCAACTCAGACCATCAATTGCTTGTTAGCGGTAAAGCTGGTAGAAGCAGATGGTTGGGTAGAAGACCAAGAACCAGACCAGTAGCAATGAACCCTGTTGATCACCCAATGGGAGGTGGTGAAGGTAGAGCTTCCGGAGGTCACCCAAGATCTAGAAACGGTATTCCTGCAAAAGGATTCAGAACCCGTTCTAGAACCAAGGACACCAATAAGTATATCGTAGAACGTAGAAAGAAATAA
- the rplW gene encoding 50S ribosomal protein L23 gives MSVLIKPIITEKMTADSELFNRYGFYVNPSANKLEIKEAVEATYGVSVEKVRTMNYGPNRKSRYTKTGIQHGKTNALKKAIVDVAEGDIIDFYSNL, from the coding sequence ATGAGTGTGTTGATAAAACCGATAATTACGGAAAAAATGACCGCTGACAGCGAGCTTTTCAATCGCTATGGTTTCTATGTAAACCCTAGTGCCAACAAGCTTGAAATCAAAGAAGCGGTAGAGGCTACTTATGGTGTTTCTGTGGAAAAGGTAAGAACCATGAACTATGGGCCAAACCGTAAGAGTCGTTATACAAAAACCGGTATTCAGCATGGTAAAACGAATGCTTTGAAAAAAGCGATCGTTGATGTAGCTGAAGGTGATATTATTGATTTTTACAGTAATCTATAA
- the rplD gene encoding 50S ribosomal protein L4 — MKVAVLDITGKETGRKVELSDDVFAIEPNEHAIYLDVKQYLAHQRQGTHKAKERAEIAGSTRKIKKQKGTGTARAGSIKSPVFRGGGRIFGPRPKDYTQKLNKNMKRLARKSALSLKSKEQSLVVVEDFNFEAPKTKDFVKFLSSLGIENKKSLIVLGGTNNNVYLSSRNLDRSEVVTGSELNTYKIVNATSLVLTESALEGIESNLKK; from the coding sequence ATGAAGGTAGCAGTTTTAGATATCACAGGAAAAGAAACAGGTAGGAAAGTAGAGCTTTCTGACGATGTTTTTGCGATAGAGCCTAATGAGCACGCTATCTATTTGGATGTAAAGCAATACTTGGCCCACCAAAGGCAAGGAACGCACAAGGCCAAAGAAAGAGCGGAGATCGCTGGTAGTACCAGAAAAATCAAAAAACAAAAAGGTACAGGTACCGCAAGGGCCGGTAGTATCAAATCCCCTGTATTTAGAGGGGGAGGTAGAATTTTTGGTCCAAGACCAAAGGACTACACCCAAAAGTTGAACAAGAACATGAAGCGATTGGCCAGAAAATCGGCCTTGAGCTTGAAGTCCAAAGAGCAATCTTTGGTGGTTGTGGAAGACTTCAATTTTGAAGCGCCAAAAACCAAGGACTTCGTTAAATTCTTGTCTTCCTTGGGAATAGAAAATAAAAAGTCTCTTATTGTGTTGGGCGGTACAAATAATAACGTATATTTGTCGTCGCGCAATTTGGACCGCTCCGAAGTCGTAACTGGTTCAGAATTAAACACTTACAAAATTGTTAATGCAACAAGTTTGGTGTTGACCGAAAGCGCTTTGGAAGGAATTGAATCGAACCTAAAGAAATAG
- the rplC gene encoding 50S ribosomal protein L3, with protein MSGLIGKKIGMTSIFDENGKNVPCTVLEAGPCVVTQVRTEEVDGYKALQLGFDDKAEKRANKAETGHYKKAGTSPKKKVVEFQGFEGEYKLGDTVGVDLFVEGEFVDVVGTSKGKGFQGVVKRHGFGGVGQATHGQHNRLRAPGSIGAASYPSKVVKGLRMAGRMGGERVTVQNLKVLKVVPEKNLLVVKGCVPGHKNAYVTIQRWQ; from the coding sequence ATGTCTGGGTTAATAGGTAAGAAAATCGGTATGACCAGCATTTTCGACGAGAATGGAAAGAACGTTCCATGTACCGTATTGGAAGCTGGGCCATGCGTGGTTACCCAAGTCAGAACCGAAGAGGTAGACGGGTACAAAGCCCTTCAACTAGGTTTCGATGACAAGGCAGAAAAACGTGCTAACAAGGCCGAAACAGGCCACTACAAAAAAGCAGGTACTTCTCCTAAAAAGAAAGTCGTTGAGTTCCAAGGGTTTGAAGGTGAATACAAATTAGGGGATACCGTAGGTGTTGATTTGTTTGTAGAAGGAGAGTTTGTTGATGTAGTTGGTACATCAAAAGGTAAAGGATTCCAGGGTGTTGTAAAACGTCATGGTTTCGGTGGAGTTGGACAAGCAACCCACGGTCAGCACAACAGATTGAGGGCCCCTGGTTCCATCGGTGCGGCTTCTTACCCATCCAAAGTAGTTAAAGGTCTTCGTATGGCCGGAAGAATGGGTGGTGAAAGAGTGACAGTTCAAAACTTGAAAGTATTGAAAGTGGTTCCTGAGAAAAATCTTTTGGTAGTAAAAGGATGTGTTCCAGGTCACAAGAATGCTTACGTAACAATTCAAAGGTGGCAATAA
- the rpsJ gene encoding 30S ribosomal protein S10: protein MSQKIRIKLKSYDHNLVDKSAEKIVKTVKTTGAVVTGPIPLPTRKKIFTVLRSPHVNKKAREQFQLSSYKRLLDIYSSSSKTIDALMKLELPSGVEVEIKV from the coding sequence ATGAGTCAAAAAATTAGAATAAAATTGAAATCTTACGATCACAATTTGGTGGACAAATCTGCTGAAAAGATCGTAAAAACAGTAAAGACTACGGGTGCTGTGGTAACTGGACCGATTCCGTTGCCAACCCGAAAGAAGATATTTACGGTTTTGCGTTCACCCCACGTGAACAAAAAGGCTAGGGAGCAGTTCCAATTGAGCTCTTACAAGAGGTTGTTGGACATTTACAGCTCTTCATCAAAAACCATCGACGCCCTTATGAAGCTTGAGCTTCCCAGTGGTGTGGAGGTTGAGATCAAAGTCTGA
- the fusA gene encoding elongation factor G — translation MGRDLKYTRNIGIAAHIDAGKTTTTERILFYTGVSHKIGEVHDGAATMDWMEQEQERGITITSAATTCTWKFPMENAQPLPDTKDYHFNIIDTPGHVDFTVEVNRSLRVLDGLVFLFSAVDGVEPQSETNWRLADNYKVPRIGFVNKMDRQGANFLAVCKQVREMLGSNAVPIVLPIGDEADFKGIVDLAKNRAVVWHEDNFGSTFDVVDIPAEMQDEVREYRAALIEAVAEYDEQLMEKFFEDEDSITEEEVHAALRAAVMDRAIIPMVCGSSFKNKGVQFLLDAVCRYLPSPLDKDDIIGVNPDTEKEERRKPDPKEPFSALAFKIATDPFVGRLAFFRAYSGRLDAGSYILNNRSGNKERISRIYQMHSNKQNAIDFIEAGDIGAAVGFKDIKTGDTLSDEKHPIVLESMQFPDPVIGIAVEPKTKADVDKLGMALAKLAEEDPTFQVKTDEASGQTIISGMGELHLDIICDRLKREFKVEVNQGQPQVEYKEAITASADHRETYKKQTGGRGKFADIVFTLEPAEEGKTGLEFVNEIKGGNIPKEFVPSVEKGFKEAMKNGPLAGFEMDAMKVTLKDGSFHAVDSDQLSFELAAKLGYKAAAKKAKAVILEPIMKLEVLTPEENMGDIVGDLNRRRGQVNSMSDRAGAKVVKAEVPLSEMFGYVTSLRTLSSGRATSTMEFSHYAETPTNIAEEVIKSAKGVTA, via the coding sequence ATGGGAAGAGATTTAAAATATACAAGGAATATAGGTATTGCAGCTCACATTGATGCTGGAAAGACTACTACTACTGAGCGTATTCTTTTCTATACAGGTGTGAGTCATAAGATCGGGGAGGTGCACGATGGTGCAGCGACCATGGACTGGATGGAGCAAGAGCAAGAGCGTGGTATTACCATTACTTCTGCTGCTACCACCTGTACTTGGAAGTTCCCCATGGAGAATGCGCAGCCTTTGCCTGATACAAAAGATTATCACTTTAATATTATCGATACTCCCGGGCACGTTGACTTTACGGTTGAGGTAAACCGTTCCCTTCGTGTGTTGGACGGATTGGTGTTCTTGTTCAGTGCTGTTGACGGTGTTGAGCCACAATCCGAGACCAACTGGAGATTGGCCGATAATTATAAAGTACCACGTATCGGTTTCGTGAACAAAATGGACCGTCAAGGAGCCAACTTCTTGGCTGTTTGTAAGCAGGTTCGTGAAATGTTGGGTTCCAATGCGGTGCCAATCGTATTGCCAATTGGTGACGAAGCAGATTTTAAAGGTATTGTGGATTTGGCCAAGAACAGAGCTGTTGTTTGGCACGAGGATAACTTCGGTTCTACATTCGATGTTGTGGATATTCCAGCAGAAATGCAGGACGAGGTTAGGGAGTATAGAGCTGCTTTGATCGAGGCTGTTGCGGAATATGACGAGCAATTGATGGAGAAATTCTTCGAGGACGAAGATTCCATCACTGAAGAAGAAGTGCATGCCGCACTACGTGCTGCTGTAATGGACAGGGCCATCATCCCTATGGTTTGTGGTTCTTCCTTTAAAAATAAAGGAGTTCAGTTCTTGTTGGACGCTGTATGTAGATACCTTCCTTCTCCATTGGATAAGGATGATATCATCGGTGTGAACCCTGATACTGAAAAAGAAGAAAGAAGAAAACCAGATCCTAAAGAACCATTTTCCGCTTTGGCATTTAAGATTGCTACTGATCCTTTCGTAGGGCGTTTGGCATTCTTTAGAGCTTACTCAGGTCGTTTGGACGCTGGTTCCTACATTTTGAACAACCGTTCAGGTAACAAAGAGCGTATTTCACGTATCTATCAAATGCACTCCAATAAGCAAAATGCCATCGATTTTATCGAAGCTGGAGATATTGGTGCTGCTGTTGGATTTAAGGATATCAAGACTGGGGATACCCTATCGGACGAAAAGCATCCAATTGTTTTGGAAAGTATGCAGTTCCCCGATCCAGTAATCGGTATTGCGGTTGAGCCAAAAACAAAGGCTGATGTTGATAAGTTAGGTATGGCTTTGGCTAAATTGGCCGAAGAAGATCCGACTTTCCAAGTAAAAACAGATGAAGCTTCCGGTCAGACAATCATTTCCGGTATGGGTGAGTTGCACTTGGATATTATCTGTGATCGTTTGAAACGTGAGTTCAAGGTAGAGGTAAACCAAGGTCAACCTCAGGTAGAGTACAAAGAAGCTATTACGGCTTCTGCTGACCACAGGGAGACTTACAAGAAACAAACAGGTGGTAGAGGTAAATTTGCGGACATCGTATTCACCTTGGAGCCTGCTGAAGAAGGTAAGACTGGTCTTGAATTTGTGAACGAAATCAAAGGTGGTAACATTCCTAAGGAATTTGTTCCATCTGTAGAAAAAGGATTCAAGGAGGCTATGAAAAATGGTCCTTTGGCCGGCTTCGAAATGGATGCCATGAAAGTTACCCTTAAAGATGGTTCCTTCCACGCGGTGGATTCCGACCAACTTTCGTTTGAGCTTGCAGCCAAGCTTGGTTACAAAGCAGCTGCCAAGAAAGCAAAAGCGGTAATTTTGGAGCCTATCATGAAGTTGGAAGTGCTTACCCCTGAAGAAAACATGGGTGACATTGTTGGTGACTTGAACCGAAGAAGAGGTCAGGTAAACAGTATGTCCGACAGGGCAGGGGCTAAAGTTGTTAAAGCTGAAGTACCACTTTCTGAAATGTTTGGATACGTAACCTCCTTGAGGACATTGTCTTCAGGTAGAGCTACATCAACCATGGAGTTTTCGCACTATGCAGAAACACCTACCAACATTGCAGAGGAAGTAATCAAATCAGCTAAAGGAGTAACCGCTTAA
- the rpsG gene encoding 30S ribosomal protein S7, which yields MRKKQAKKRPLLPDPKFNDQLVTRFVNMMMWDGKKSIAFKIFYDAIDIVDEKNTDEEKSGLELWKDALSNVMPHVEVRSRRVGGATFQIPMQIRPDRKISTAMKWLISYSRKRNEKSMAQKLAAEILAAAKEEGAAVKKRVDTHKMAEANKAFSHFRF from the coding sequence ATGAGAAAAAAGCAGGCAAAAAAGAGACCTTTATTACCAGACCCAAAATTTAACGATCAACTTGTGACACGTTTTGTGAACATGATGATGTGGGACGGTAAAAAATCTATTGCGTTCAAGATTTTCTACGATGCAATTGATATCGTAGACGAAAAAAATACTGACGAAGAAAAATCCGGATTGGAGCTTTGGAAAGATGCACTTTCCAATGTAATGCCACACGTAGAGGTGCGAAGTAGAAGAGTGGGTGGTGCTACCTTCCAAATCCCGATGCAAATTCGTCCGGATAGAAAAATTTCTACTGCCATGAAGTGGTTGATCAGTTACTCCAGAAAGCGTAACGAAAAATCCATGGCGCAGAAATTGGCAGCTGAAATTTTGGCGGCCGCCAAAGAAGAAGGTGCAGCTGTGAAGAAAAGAGTGGATACACACAAAATGGCCGAGGCCAATAAAGCATTCTCACACTTTAGATTCTAA
- the rpsL gene encoding 30S ribosomal protein S12 translates to MPTISQLVRKGRATITKKSKSAALDSCPQRRGVCTRVYTTTPKKPNSAMRKVARVRLTNGKEVNAYIPGEGHNLQEHSIVLVRGGRVKDLPGVRYHIVRGALDTAGVAGRTQRRSKYGAKRPKN, encoded by the coding sequence ATGCCAACAATTTCACAATTAGTACGAAAAGGAAGGGCCACAATTACCAAGAAGAGTAAATCGGCTGCTTTGGATTCGTGTCCTCAACGAAGAGGGGTTTGTACGCGTGTTTACACTACTACGCCAAAGAAACCGAACTCTGCAATGCGTAAAGTTGCAAGGGTAAGGTTGACCAATGGTAAAGAGGTGAACGCATATATCCCTGGTGAAGGTCACAACCTCCAAGAGCACTCGATAGTATTGGTTAGAGGCGGAAGAGTAAAGGATTTGCCTGGTGTGCGATATCATATCGTTCGCGGTGCATTGGATACCGCAGGTGTTGCGGGAAGAACGCAACGACGATCTAAGTATGGTGCAAAGCGTCCTAAAAATTAA
- a CDS encoding SusC/RagA family TonB-linked outer membrane protein gives MRTKLNGLLTLLLAFVVHISYAQDKTITGTVTDADGLPLPGVNIVVEGTSTGTQTDFDGNYAISAREGQTLLFTYIGQRPASRPVGSGNVINVQMVEDTQALEEVVVTAQGIKREKKALGYSVTSVGADQIENRSEGDVARVLNGKAAGVQITSGGGTSGSGTNVTIRGFSSFSGSNQALFIVDGVPFSNDTNSPGNFLDGNPAPSRFLDLDPNNIANVEVLKGLAATTLYGTLGRNGVILITTKAGAGQVGPKKTEITVSQSMFTNEFASLPDYQQKFGNGFDQSFGWFFSNWGPSFERDGVSGWGNQAAIDDQGTLLHPYASSAFLNPDGPNTGTSALAQQFANQRYDWRPYNSVEEFMAPGRTLNTSVNIAGASEDGNTTFNANIGYLDEEGFTPGNSLNRFNFSVGGQSKLSNKFSVQATANYARSDVKTPPIAASRGNGSLGLSVFGNVLFTPLSVDLMGLPFEQPEDGSSIYYRNGNDIINPRWTAKNVTYNNLTNRFNFNASLNYEINENLGLTWRTGLDYYNERNVNSSNRGGVEFTQAIFGFLNTYDNNNTIWDHYVALNGNYDLSEKIGMTFIAGANARSDFFDQQGVASTGQIVYGIKRHFNYENQLPIQFSQKRNIVGLLGQVSFDYDNMLFLNLNTRTDWVSNLATENRSLTYPGVSVSFLPTAAFSGLQSENGLNYLKLRAGYATSANFPTGYPTVSVVEQNTQVYGEGGEITNNQVDNFRANPDLKPELLKEFEVGLESRFWQNRVSFDFTYYDRRTDDLIVSQPLPPSTGFTLTQSNIGQISNKGIEADLGIDIFRGGQDGFNWNTRVNFFANEEVVEEQEEDIIFYAGSTALFVGANAAIEGESLGTIVGTAVARDENGNFLVNNGGNYVITEQDNDGNVPIIGDAIPDYTMNFFNNLSYKNWSLGFQIQHVKGGDIMSSTIATLLGRGLITETQNRENTYVLPGVSQSTGEPNNLQINNSTYYFSNLLFGPAELKIYDASVIRLQEVSLSYSFPKKFLDKTPFGALTLTAQGFNLWYDAYNTPDGANLIPTLPVSVSETVVVLTS, from the coding sequence ATGAGAACAAAACTTAATGGATTGTTAACGCTATTATTGGCGTTTGTTGTGCATATATCCTATGCACAAGACAAGACGATTACAGGTACGGTTACGGACGCCGATGGGCTGCCGCTTCCTGGGGTCAACATTGTCGTTGAAGGGACCAGCACTGGTACCCAAACTGATTTTGATGGTAACTATGCCATCAGCGCAAGGGAAGGACAGACGTTACTCTTTACCTATATCGGGCAGAGACCTGCCTCGAGACCTGTAGGTTCCGGGAACGTAATCAATGTCCAAATGGTGGAAGACACCCAAGCCCTAGAAGAGGTGGTTGTTACTGCCCAAGGTATCAAACGGGAGAAAAAGGCACTGGGTTATTCGGTGACCTCCGTAGGTGCCGACCAGATAGAGAACCGCTCCGAGGGTGATGTTGCCAGGGTTCTTAACGGTAAGGCCGCAGGTGTACAGATTACCTCTGGAGGTGGTACATCCGGTTCTGGTACCAACGTTACCATTAGGGGTTTTAGTTCCTTTAGTGGAAGTAACCAAGCGCTCTTCATTGTTGACGGTGTACCTTTTAGTAACGACACCAACTCTCCTGGAAACTTTTTGGACGGTAACCCCGCTCCTTCCCGTTTCTTGGATCTCGACCCTAACAACATCGCCAATGTGGAAGTGTTGAAAGGTCTTGCTGCTACCACATTGTATGGTACGTTGGGACGAAACGGTGTGATCTTGATCACTACCAAGGCAGGTGCCGGTCAAGTAGGTCCAAAGAAGACCGAAATTACCGTAAGCCAATCCATGTTTACCAACGAATTTGCGTCATTACCTGATTACCAACAAAAATTTGGTAACGGTTTTGACCAATCCTTCGGATGGTTCTTCAGTAACTGGGGACCTAGTTTCGAGCGTGATGGCGTTTCCGGTTGGGGCAACCAAGCGGCCATCGATGACCAGGGTACATTGTTGCACCCTTACGCGTCTTCAGCTTTCTTGAACCCTGATGGACCCAATACAGGTACAAGTGCCTTGGCGCAGCAATTCGCTAATCAAAGGTATGATTGGAGACCATATAACTCTGTGGAAGAGTTTATGGCTCCAGGTAGAACTTTGAACACTTCCGTGAACATTGCAGGAGCTTCAGAGGATGGCAATACAACGTTCAATGCCAACATCGGTTATTTGGACGAAGAAGGGTTTACACCTGGCAACTCCCTAAATCGTTTCAATTTCTCCGTTGGGGGACAGTCCAAGCTTTCCAACAAGTTTAGTGTTCAGGCTACCGCCAACTATGCAAGAAGTGACGTAAAAACGCCACCGATCGCTGCGAGTAGGGGTAACGGTTCCTTGGGACTTTCCGTATTCGGTAACGTATTGTTCACACCTTTGAGTGTGGATCTTATGGGATTGCCCTTTGAGCAGCCCGAAGATGGTTCCAGTATCTACTATCGTAACGGTAATGATATCATCAACCCAAGGTGGACGGCCAAGAACGTTACCTATAACAACTTGACCAACAGGTTCAACTTCAATGCTTCATTGAACTACGAGATCAACGAGAACCTAGGGTTGACCTGGAGAACCGGTCTTGACTACTACAACGAGAGGAACGTAAACTCCTCCAACCGAGGTGGGGTTGAATTTACCCAAGCGATATTCGGATTCTTGAACACGTACGACAACAACAATACGATTTGGGACCACTATGTGGCTCTTAACGGTAACTACGACCTTTCCGAAAAGATCGGTATGACCTTTATCGCCGGTGCCAACGCCCGTTCCGATTTCTTCGATCAGCAAGGTGTTGCCAGTACGGGACAAATCGTGTACGGAATCAAGAGACATTTCAACTACGAAAACCAATTGCCTATTCAGTTCTCACAAAAGAGAAACATTGTGGGACTTTTGGGTCAGGTTTCATTTGATTACGATAACATGCTGTTCTTGAACTTGAACACTAGGACTGACTGGGTATCCAACTTGGCAACCGAAAACAGAAGCTTGACCTATCCAGGTGTGAGTGTATCCTTCTTGCCAACTGCTGCGTTTAGTGGACTACAGTCCGAAAACGGTCTGAACTACTTGAAGTTGAGAGCGGGTTACGCGACTTCCGCGAACTTCCCAACAGGCTACCCAACAGTGAGCGTGGTAGAGCAGAACACACAAGTGTATGGCGAAGGCGGCGAGATCACCAACAACCAAGTGGACAACTTTAGGGCGAACCCTGACCTAAAACCAGAGCTTTTGAAAGAGTTCGAGGTAGGTTTGGAATCACGTTTCTGGCAGAACAGAGTTTCTTTTGATTTCACTTACTATGACAGAAGGACGGATGATTTGATCGTTAGCCAACCGCTTCCACCATCCACAGGATTTACCTTGACCCAGTCCAACATTGGACAGATCAGTAACAAAGGTATCGAGGCCGATTTGGGCATAGATATCTTTAGAGGTGGTCAGGATGGCTTCAACTGGAATACAAGGGTGAACTTCTTTGCCAACGAGGAAGTCGTTGAGGAGCAGGAAGAGGATATCATCTTTTACGCTGGTAGTACCGCACTGTTCGTAGGTGCAAACGCTGCCATTGAAGGAGAGTCCTTGGGTACCATTGTGGGTACTGCAGTAGCTCGTGACGAGAATGGCAACTTCTTGGTCAACAACGGAGGTAACTACGTGATTACAGAGCAGGACAACGATGGCAATGTGCCGATTATCGGGGATGCTATTCCCGATTACACCATGAACTTCTTCAACAACCTTTCCTACAAGAACTGGAGCCTCGGTTTCCAGATCCAGCACGTGAAAGGTGGGGACATCATGTCGAGCACCATCGCCACCCTATTGGGCCGTGGTTTGATTACGGAGACCCAGAACAGGGAGAACACCTACGTATTGCCAGGTGTAAGCCAGTCGACAGGAGAACCTAACAACCTGCAGATCAACAACTCTACGTATTACTTCAGTAACCTGTTGTTTGGTCCTGCTGAATTAAAGATCTATGATGCATCCGTAATCCGTTTGCAGGAAGTGTCATTGTCCTACTCCTTCCCTAAGAAGTTCTTGGACAAAACACCTTTTGGCGCGTTGACACTAACAGCACAGGGATTCAATTTATGGTATGATGCCTACAACACTCCTGACGGAGCGAACTTGATCCCAACGTTGCCGGTATCGGTATCGGAAACGGTCGTGGTTTTGACTTCATGA